In the Granulosicoccus antarcticus IMCC3135 genome, CACCGCCTGAGCCTGCTGCACCGCCTGAGCTGATCTCCGGTCAGTCGGATGCGCTGGCACAGGCGCTGGCAGAACTCCCCAGCCTGCGCATACTATTCGAGGCGAAAGATAACGTACTCACTTCAGAAAACCTGAACATTCTGGACCAGATTGCCGCAGTCCTTCTCCGCTTTCCGGATAGCAAGGTTGCCATAGAAGGACACACGGATTGGACCGGTGACATTGAGAACAACCTTCAGCTCAGCCTCTTGCGCGCCACCACCGTGCGGGACTACCTGACAGGTAAAGGTGTTTCCGTTTATAACCTGCGCGCGCTGGGGTATGGTGAAGGCAAGCCTATCGCCGACAATGCGACAGCCGAAGGCCGGGCGGCCAATCGTCGAATTGAGTTTACATTTTGATGCAACAGATTTCGATCTACATGAATCAGATAACCCCATTGCTCAGCTTGTATTCTGAAATCATCGCCTGTCTGATTATCGTCAGTCTGCTGAGCCTGATTGTCGGCTGGATGCTGCGCAGATCAAGAGCAAAAAGACAGATGAACGCATTAACGCAGTTCTGGGAAAAGCGCTACAACGCTCTGGAGGACATGTCGCGTCTGGACATCGAAAATCTGGAAGAGCAATTGCAGGGCATGGCCAATGAAACCAAAATCATTCAGGCCACTAACCGGCTTCAAAGCGATTCATTGAAGGCAAATGACAGCAGCGCACAGAAATACCGTGCTGAGGCCATCGAACTGAATCGTCAGCATGCAGAAGCGCAGGAACGTCTGCAGCGCATCATCCAGCAGAAAGACCGAGACATTGTGGAACTGGGCAACCAGCTCAGCCGCTCCAGATCAACGGCAAGCAAGGCAGGATCGGTTGCCATGAGATCATTCTCCAGCGCTGCAGATGACACCGATGCTCTGGGTGATGGCGAATTGACCTATGCTGATACCGTGGCTATCGGCTCCGCCGACTTGCTCGATTCAACTATCCAGATGTCTCCTCAGGAACTAAGAGTGCGTCGTACTGACAAACAGACGGATGATGAACTCGAATCAACCGTTGTGATCAACCACTCCGACGTGATCGATATGGAAGAGGCAACGGTTGCGCTGGATGAAGAGTCGCTGGCTTTTGCACGACGCTCTTCCAAATCGAACCGCAAAAATTAAAGTACCAGGCAGGAACTCCTTACAATGAACAACACACTCTTCCATATACATGACCCCATGTGCAGCTGGTGCTGGGGGTTCAAACCCACTTTGGAAGAACTACTGGAAAGCCTGCCCGCAACTGTTACCGTAAAAAACATTCTGGGAGGCCTGGCTCCGGATAGTGACGCTCCCATGCCTGAAGCGACGCGGCAAATGCTGCAGCAGACATGGCGCGCTATTCAGACATCCATACCCGGCACTGAATTCAACTTCGACTTCTGGACGAAGAACCAGCCAAAGCGATCAACCTGGCCTTCATGTAGGGCCGTACTGGCTGCCGCCCAGCAAAATCCGGAGCTGGAAGTACCCATGATTACGGCTATTCAGAAGGCGTATTATCTGAATGCTCAAAACCCGTCAGAAACTGCCACATTGATAGAACTGGCAGAATCGATAGGATGCGACGCCACACAATTTGCCGATTACCTTCACAGTGCTGCAGCTCATGCTGAGCTTGAGACCCATCGACATGCAGCACATCAACTGGGTGCTCAGGGATTCCCCAGTCTGGTTTTTGTCAATTCACGCAGTGAGGCTCAACCGATTGCCATTGATTACAATAATTCAAGCTCAATGCTTGAACAAATCGAAAGAGCAAACGTAGGCTGATTCACACCTTGCAGCAAGCTTCGCCAACCGCTTCACAGCACATCAAAAGTAAATTCTGATTTATATCGTTCTGCCGTTACATGCCTCGTAGAGGTTGTAGATCACGAGCATGACGATAATAAAAAGAACAATAAGTCTTGCAGGATTACTGTGCGTCCTGACCGGATGTGGAGGTGGCGGTGATGGAGCCGTCGCCTTGCAAACACGGGAACCTGCCAGTGCGCCGGCGCTACCCGCCACCGAGGTTGCCAACGCAGCCCCGGACACGCCCCTGTCTGACCAGGAAGCCTATCGCTTACTCGAGCAGGGCACATTTGGCCCTCGTATCGAGGATATACAACTGGCCAGTGGTCAAAGCCCCGAATCCTGGATCAACCAGCAAATGCAGCTGCCCGCCATTTATCTGAGCGACGGGTTGCACAATGCCGATAGCGAACGCTGGAACGAATACGTCAATGTCTGGTGGCGGCAAGCCATTCAGGCCGATGATCAGTTACGCCAACGCGTCGCTTTTGCACTAAGCCAGATTCTGGTTGTCTCCGCTCATGATGGCCTGGGTGATGAGCAATTCGGCCTGGCAAATTATTACGACATACTGCTGCGCAACGCATTTGGCAATTATCGCGACTTGCTCAGTGAGGTCACTCGAAACCCTCTCATGGGGGAATACCTCAGCATGAAAGGCAATCGCAAGCCAGATCTTGCCGAGAATATCCAGCCAGACGAGAACTATGCACGAGAGATCCTGCAACTCTTCAGTATCGGCCAGGTATTGCTCAATGAGGACGGCACTCCACAAACCGATGCCGAAGGAGTTCCGCTGCCAGCTTACGATCAGACAACCATCGAGAATTTTGCACGGGTATTTACTGGTTGGCATTTCGCAAACGCAGAAGACTTCCGCTGGCCTAAAAACAAGGACTACCTGTCCCCCATGGAGCCCTGGTCCGAGTATCACGACACCGATGCCAAGACTCTGCTGGGCGGAGTCGAATTAGCAGCGGGACAGAGTGCCGAGGCTGATCTGAACGCGGCACTGGACAACATCTTCAATCATCCCAATGTAGGTCCGTTCATATCAAAGCAGTTGATTCAACGTCTGGTCACAAGCAATCCCAGCGATGGCTATGTCCGTGATGTCACCGCGGTGTTCAATCAGAATGCAATCGGGGAACGCGGCTCTCTGGGCAGCGTCATCAAGGCCATTCTCATGCACACAGAAGCGCGACAGGGACACCTGCAAGAGCCTGACACCTTTGGAAAGATGAAGGAGCCGCTGATACGCATGACTCAGCTATGGCGTGCATTTGAACCCGAGACCATTCACTACAACTTCAATTATGGCTGGGCAGGTCATGAGCTGAGGCAAGCCCCTTTGGGGTCTCCGTCTGTTTTCAATTTCTTTCGACCCGACTTCAGTCAACCGGGTGAGATCCGCAGCAATGGTCTCGTATCTCCTGAATTTGAAATACTCGATGAGTCCTCAGTCATAACCATCACCAGTCGTCTGTTGGCCAGCATCCTCTGGTCCCATAACTTCAAGAACGATGCAGACTCCGAACGGATGATTATCGATATCTCCCGTGAGATGGACCTGGAGCCGGACATCGATGCCCTGCTGGATCATCTTGACCTGTTGTTGCTGGGAGGGCGAATGTCCTTCGAACTACGCGCGGAAGTGGAATATCTGATGAGTGAGCGCAGTTACGACGGAGCGGCTTCACAGCGTGTTGTCGAGGCTATCTTTCTGATAGCGACATCGCCAGAAGCAGCCGTCCAGCGTTGACTGGCAGCAGCTTCGCCAGCCGCTGAACACAAAGCAATCGGCATTCGCCTCATAACAAATATAAACCGCGAGCCATCATGAACAATTTTTCCCGCCGCAGATTTCTTGACCTGGGTACACGCACCATCGCCGGCGCCGGACTTGCACTCGGTGTCAACCCGGCCCTGACTCTGGCCCGAGCCGCTGATTCGGCGACCAGCCAGAGCAGTGACTATCGGGCGCTTGTCTGCGTCTACCTGGAAGGTGGTTGTGACGGGTTCAGCCTGATGGTGCCTACAGGCTCCTATGAACATGCAGAACTTGCACAGGCACGAGGCGAGCTGGCCATTCCACAACACCAGCTTATCTCCCTTCAAGGAGGCAATAGTCCTCTTGGTCTGCATCCCAACGCCGCCTCTCTGCAACCCCTCTTTGACGACGGGCATCTGGCAATGATTGCCAATATCGGAACACTCATCGAGCCGACGACTCAAGAGCAGTATCTCAACAATACCGTCGCCCTGCCCGCCCAGCTGTTCTCTCACAGCGATCAATCCATCCAGTGGCAACAACTACAAGGTCGCGACCGTGCGCAGGAAGGCTGGGGCGCAAGAGCTGCCGATTATCTATCGGATTTTCAGGAACGTGACTACCTGACATCAATATCACTTGCAGGCTCCAACTACTGGCAATCCGGATCGGGCCAGAGACCATTCTCACTGACAGGATCTGGCGTTCTTGAATATCAGGGGCTCGATGGCAACAATAACTGGCAGAGCCCACGCAGGGAGGCCTTCGAACGGGTATTGAACCTGCCCAGAGATCATGTGTTCACCACAGCCTACGCTGACCTGCAAAAACGGGCAATTTCTATAACCAGTGAATTAGGTCAGGTTCTGGAAAGCAACGCCAGCTTGTTCACCGATCAGCCAGAAGATAATAGCTTGGCGCAAAAGCTGAACATGGTAGCCCAGTTGATCGCCGCCCAGGAGCAGCTCGGCCTTCAACGCCAGATCTACTATGTCAGCATGAGCGGCTTTGATGTGCACGATAACCAGAGCCTTGAACTGCCCGAGCTGTTCAAGGAACTTACCGAGGCTTTGGCCTTTTTCCAGAACAAGATCGATATGCTGGGCAAGTCTGCCAATGTAACGACATTTACTGCATCGGATTTCGGTCGCTCACTGCTGTCAAACGGCGATGGAACCGATCATGGCTGGGGCAACCATCTGATGGCCATGGGTGGGGCTGTCATGGGTGGCAGCATCTACGGAGAACTTCCCAGCTTCGCCCTCGATGGTCCGGACTCGGTCCACCGCGGGCGGATTCTGCCGACAACCTCGGCATCCCAATATGCATCCACTTTACTGCGCTGGGTAGGCCTTGATGAGGCAGCCGTGTCAGAAGTGCTACCTGATATCGGGAATTTTCAAACCCGGGATCTGGGCTTCATGATCTGATTCAATTCAGACAGGCGGCATGCCTGCGGCGGGTAGGAATGAGGCGTGTAAAGAAGTGGTAATGCACTTTTGAGTCAGCACTACCATCTTGAAATACAATCAGTTGTTTCGAATAAACTGGCTCGGCTGGGTATACTGCCATGCCTCGACATTACCGCACCCAGCACAGAGCCTTGGCCCTTTTGCATCACGGGCCTATCCGTATAGCCATACTGATAAGATGAAAGGCTCCATTTGAGCTGATGATGAACAGTAGCCTTGGCCCACCAGGTTTTGAGACAGGAGATACACATCCTTCTGCTTTACGTATGAGGAATAGACGTAACATATTTGCCATGAACATTCCTTATCTCATTAGCAAGCAGCGGTTACTCTGTGAACTTGGTGCTATCGACGCTGTCGCATATTGAGATGTACTGCACCTTGAGCCCAGCAGTGACATCAGACCTGTCACTTGACTGGATTCAATACATTGAGGTCACCTGATTTTCCGTCCGGTCAGATTGTCGCTGTTGCCTCATCATTTAAAATTGCGTCATCGGTTATTGCAACACCCGTCGCTCACCCATTGATTTCTGAAAAAAGAAAGCATGACTTCTGAAACCCAGCTTCATTTCGCAAGAACTCGACGACAAGCCTGTCGGCTGGCCACAAGAATCGGGTTCGCCCTGCTCATGCTCCTACCAACACTTTCGCATGCACTTGAGTTCCAGTGTGAATTCAATGGAGATGTCAGGCAGCTACGCGTCGACATGCCTGGCAAGACACATTTGTGCGAAGTCACGGTCGAATACGAAAGCACAGGTGAAAGTAAAGTCATGTGGCATGCAGACAATGACTCCCTGTTCTGCTCTGCCAAGGCCTATGAATTGGTTGGAAAATACGAAAACAACTGGAATTTCACCTGTTCAAAATGGCCTGACAGAGATGGAATCGATCAGCTTTCAGACACGCAGCGAGGCATTCTGGACCTGCAACTCAAAGAACGCGTAGCCACTAGCGAGACAGCCTTGGAACCCGTCGAGATCCTCTCCGTCAAAACGGCAGCCAGCACACCACTGGATCATGAGCCGGGGGCACTTGCATTTCAGTATTTTCTATCAGACGGCAGCGATCATACAGAGATCATCGTCGACAACAATTCCTCCTGGTACGTGTTTGCCACCATTGATAATCTGGCAAGCCGAATCACTGGCGACTCCCCTGTTGATACCGCATTGATTTCAACCATCAGCGACAGTGGCGCCCTGGAGATAGTGACGACAATGACGGAAGAGGCCGGTGCACGTGAATGCCACGGCATGCAGGTGCTCGCAGTTGATGAAAACGCTAAAATCAGTGCACGTACGCCGCACCGGGTGATTTGCCAATCGAATGCACGGCTCGATTCTGCGACAAGTCCCGACCAATAACAGCAATTACCGGTTCAGACCAGGCGAGTGCCGTTTGGAACGGGCTCCATGGGTGCCACCAGAACTATGCTTCCGTCGTCACGTGGCATCCCCGTCACCAGACATTCAGACATAAAAGGCCCAATCTGCTTCTTCGGAAAGTTCACTACGGCCATCACCTGACGCCCCACGAGCATGTCCCGGGAATACAAGTCAGTGATCTGCGCACTGGAACGACGCGTGCCGATTTCCGGACCAAAATCGATTGTCAGCTTCCATGCAGGGCGTCTGGCCTCCGGAAACTCCTCCACTTCGATGACAGTGCCAGCGCATAGCTGCACCCGTTCAAAATCAGCCCACTCAATGTATTCCATCGCTCTTCAGTAATCTGTTGCGTGCCAAGGCACATCACAGGCTGAATGATAGCAAGTGCACACAAGTCAGGCGCGAAGTGAAGATTGGCTCATGTTTCGCGTAACCCCTGTGTTGCTTCGCCTCCAAATGCTGCCCCGGATGCCGACAATCATCTTATACAGCAGAGATCTGCTCAATTCACGAATACATGAATTCATCCGTGCGATAGCCCGCGCGACTGCCAGTGCACACACTGCACGGGATGGATTCAGGAACTGGCAACACCTTGCCAGCAATTGACATTTCCCATCAGAAGCAAACAACGAGAACATGATCATGAAAGCACTCAACGTGTCACTGATAGCGGCCACCGCCACACTACTACTGGTTACTGGTTGCGCTACTGATGACCCGAACCGTCGCGCCAAAACAGGCGCCGCTATCGGCGTTGTAGCCGGCGGTGTCATCGGGCATCAGATCAATGACAAGAACGGCCGATATGCCGGTGCCGTGGTCGGTGCTCTGACAGGGGCCGCTGTTGGCAACTATATGGATAAACAACAACGCCAACTGGAGCAGAGCCTGGCGGAAGAGTTGCAAAACAACCAGATTAAAGTCACCCGTATCGATGATGAGACTCTCAAACTGGAAGTACGAAGCGAGGCATCTTTCGACATCAACAGTGCTCGCGTCAATGATGATTTTCGCGGCAGCCTGAAAAGCCTGGCCAAGGTTATCGGCGAATATGACAAGACAGCCGTACACGTCATCGGGCACACCGATAGCACAGGTTCAGATAGCTACAACCAGTCACTCTCTGAAAAGCGTGCTACCTCAGTCACCCGTTATTTCAGTGCCAATGGTGTCGAGCGTTCACGCATGCGTTTCTCGGGGCGTGGCGAGTCCATGCCAATTGACGCCAATACTACAAGCTCAGGTCGCAGCCATAATCGTCGGGTAGAGGTCTTCCTGAAACCGATCGTAGAAGGTCGTGAAGACGATGCCTATATCTCGCCTGTATGATCCTGCTTTCAGCCTGCAGGATACCCAGAGCACACCCTGGTGTCTGTGGCAGGCTGACATGATTCAGCACGAAAAAGTAGACAGCTAGTGGCGCCTGCCTTCCCTGGCCATTGTTATCCCGACAATGGCCAGGCCCATAGAATGGTGGGCACACTGATAATCGTGATCAGTATTTCCAGCGGCAAACCCATACGCCAGTAATCGCTGAACTTGTACCCACCTGGCCCCATGACCAGTGTGTTGCACTGATGTCCGATCGGCGTCAGAAAAGCACAGGATGCCCCCACGGCAACGGCCATCAGAAAAGGGTCAACACTGACTCCCAGAGAATGGGCCATGGCTATTCCCAAAGGCGCCATGACAAGGGCTGTAGCTGCATTGTTTATCACATCTGACAGCAACATGGTCACGACCAGCAGCAATGTCAGAATCATGGGAATTGATAAACCCTGCGTCGCCTGAATCAGGCTATCTGCCACCAGCTGCGTGGTACCCGAGGTTGTCAGTGCGTTGCCAACCGGAATCATAGCGGCTAGCAGCACGATAACAGGCCAGTCGATGTCATCGTATATTTCACGGGTAGAGAGAATGCCGGTGAGAACATAAGCGCCAACAGCCAGAATGAAGGCGATTGGCAGTGTCACAACACCTGCGATACCCAACACGATTGCCAGTGCGAAAATGCCACTGGCCAGCGCGATCTTGCGAGTTCGATTCAGATTGATCTGTCGTCGCATCAAGGGCCACAAGCCCAGCGCTCCGAACTGTTGATCAACCGACTCACTATCGCCGTGCAGTAGCAAAACATCGCCAGCGCGAAAAACCTGTTGGCGCAGCCGCTGAGTCACGGGCCGTCCTTGCCTGGCCAGACCAACAAGAGCCAGGGTCCGACCGGTTTGGCGGCGTATGAACTCCACACCTCGTCCGATCAAGGGCGAATCGTTCCTGACGATCCCTTCGGCCATGACCTCGTTATCAGGGCTTGGCTGAATAAAAGTGGGGGTCGCCGTACTACGCAGCTCCAGACCGTGCCTGTCCAGAAACGATTTCAGATCATCCGAGCGGGCTCGCAGGATAAGAATGTCTTCCTCGGCTATCTGGTATTCCGCACGCACCGCACGGGCAAATCGTCGCTTTCCAGCGACCCCGATAACCTCAACGCTATCCTCATCCAGGCCATCGATCTCGCCCAGCGTCTTGCCGACCAGGCTTGAAGTGGCGGGCACCAGTGCTTCGGTCAGATAGACTCCGGCCGCCAGCAAACTGGCGTCCTCCTTGAATTCCAATCGGGCTCTGGGTATCAATCGCCAACCGATCAAAGTGACAAAGGCAAAACCTACAATCGCAATCGGCAAACCCACCGGCATGAAATCGAACATACCGAACGGCTCACCCGACTCTTTCGCGCGAATGCTGGCAATAATGATATTGGGTGGTGTACCAATCAGAGTCATCATGCCGCCAAGCAGACTACCAAACGCCAACGGCATCAGAATAAGGCTCGGAGAGCGTTTGCGCTCTTGTGCGGTCGACATGGCAATTGGCAGCATCAGCGCCAGCGCGCCGACATTGTTCATGAAGGCTGAGGCCACCGTCACCACTGCGGTCAATGCTGCAATATGCAACAGGGGAGTTTCTGTCAGGTGACTGATACGGCTGGCCACTTCATCCACCACTCCGGCATTCCTGAGTGCGCTGCTGATGATCAGTACGGCGGCGACCGTTATGACGGCCGGGTGGCCAAAACCTTCGAACGCCTGATTGGGTTCAACGATTCCGGCTAGCACCGAGCTGACCAGTGCGAACATGGCCACCAGGTCGTAGCGCCACCGCCCCCAGACGAACGCCAGCAGCGTCATGAGCAGTATGCCGCTGATCAATATTTGTTGGGTGGTCATGGGCCGAGATTATCAATGATGGTGCGAATTGCACAGCAATTGCATTATTCACGAATCGAACCGTTCGCATACGATTTCCTCCCTATGGTAAATCAACAGCCGCCCTCATGACCCAGCCACAAACCCCCTCTCCCACAAACGGGCTCGATCTGGACCTTTCAGACACCCATGAACCCTACGCTCCAAGCTTGCTCGGTGCACAGGACACTCATATGACTCTTGACCCGGCCATGCCGGGCAAGCAGCACGGCCACCTGATATTGCCTTACACCAATCATGCGGGCGCCGCTCAGCTACGCGTTCCCGTGTGCTCCATCAGGGGCCAGCAGCCAGGGCCGACTGTGGTTCTGATCGCTGGCATACACGGAGATGAATACGAAGGACCATTGACCTTGCACCGTATGGCGCAGGAACTGACAGCCGAGATGGTTCATGGGTGTCTGCTGATTGTGCCTGCTGCCAATGGTCCGGGATTAAAGACCGGGCGGCGCTGTTTGCCTGACGGCACACAGGATCTGGATCAATGTTTTCCAGGCTCGGCAACGGGCTCTCTGGGTGATCGTTTGGCCTATGAATTGTTCGAACGGTTGATTCGAGCGGCTGATCTGGTGTTGGACCTGAGATCCGGAGGTCAGAAACTACAATTCAGTCCTCTGGCTGCCGTGCGCTTTATGGGTGTCTCATTGCACCGGAGCCAGGAACGGCAGCAAGCCAGTGAGGCGGCAATGATTGCGTTCGGAGCCCCTAACAGTGTTCGTTTTCAAGCTAGCCGTGCAGGTAGTTGCCTGCAAGCGGCGGTGGAGGCTGCTGGCAAGGCATACGTTCAGA is a window encoding:
- a CDS encoding DsbA family protein; this translates as MNNTLFHIHDPMCSWCWGFKPTLEELLESLPATVTVKNILGGLAPDSDAPMPEATRQMLQQTWRAIQTSIPGTEFNFDFWTKNQPKRSTWPSCRAVLAAAQQNPELEVPMITAIQKAYYLNAQNPSETATLIELAESIGCDATQFADYLHSAAAHAELETHRHAAHQLGAQGFPSLVFVNSRSEAQPIAIDYNNSSSMLEQIERANVG
- a CDS encoding tRNA-binding protein, encoding MEYIEWADFERVQLCAGTVIEVEEFPEARRPAWKLTIDFGPEIGTRRSSAQITDLYSRDMLVGRQVMAVVNFPKKQIGPFMSECLVTGMPRDDGSIVLVAPMEPVPNGTRLV
- a CDS encoding succinylglutamate desuccinylase/aspartoacylase family protein, which encodes MTQPQTPSPTNGLDLDLSDTHEPYAPSLLGAQDTHMTLDPAMPGKQHGHLILPYTNHAGAAQLRVPVCSIRGQQPGPTVVLIAGIHGDEYEGPLTLHRMAQELTAEMVHGCLLIVPAANGPGLKTGRRCLPDGTQDLDQCFPGSATGSLGDRLAYELFERLIRAADLVLDLRSGGQKLQFSPLAAVRFMGVSLHRSQERQQASEAAMIAFGAPNSVRFQASRAGSCLQAAVEAAGKAYVQSELGGGAGCSVGTLQVAEIGCLNVLSSMGVLKREVELRATRMLEVPDSSFYVYADRHGMLEPQARLGQEVWQGDVLLRLVELENSGSQAHEVAVPRNSILLALHHGGMVRPGDLLAILADEVQR
- a CDS encoding OmpA family protein — protein: MKALNVSLIAATATLLLVTGCATDDPNRRAKTGAAIGVVAGGVIGHQINDKNGRYAGAVVGALTGAAVGNYMDKQQRQLEQSLAEELQNNQIKVTRIDDETLKLEVRSEASFDINSARVNDDFRGSLKSLAKVIGEYDKTAVHVIGHTDSTGSDSYNQSLSEKRATSVTRYFSANGVERSRMRFSGRGESMPIDANTTSSGRSHNRRVEVFLKPIVEGREDDAYISPV
- a CDS encoding SLC13 family permease, coding for MTTQQILISGILLMTLLAFVWGRWRYDLVAMFALVSSVLAGIVEPNQAFEGFGHPAVITVAAVLIISSALRNAGVVDEVASRISHLTETPLLHIAALTAVVTVASAFMNNVGALALMLPIAMSTAQERKRSPSLILMPLAFGSLLGGMMTLIGTPPNIIIASIRAKESGEPFGMFDFMPVGLPIAIVGFAFVTLIGWRLIPRARLEFKEDASLLAAGVYLTEALVPATSSLVGKTLGEIDGLDEDSVEVIGVAGKRRFARAVRAEYQIAEEDILILRARSDDLKSFLDRHGLELRSTATPTFIQPSPDNEVMAEGIVRNDSPLIGRGVEFIRRQTGRTLALVGLARQGRPVTQRLRQQVFRAGDVLLLHGDSESVDQQFGALGLWPLMRRQINLNRTRKIALASGIFALAIVLGIAGVVTLPIAFILAVGAYVLTGILSTREIYDDIDWPVIVLLAAMIPVGNALTTSGTTQLVADSLIQATQGLSIPMILTLLLVVTMLLSDVINNAATALVMAPLGIAMAHSLGVSVDPFLMAVAVGASCAFLTPIGHQCNTLVMGPGGYKFSDYWRMGLPLEILITIISVPTILWAWPLSG
- a CDS encoding DUF1800 domain-containing protein, which translates into the protein MTIIKRTISLAGLLCVLTGCGGGGDGAVALQTREPASAPALPATEVANAAPDTPLSDQEAYRLLEQGTFGPRIEDIQLASGQSPESWINQQMQLPAIYLSDGLHNADSERWNEYVNVWWRQAIQADDQLRQRVAFALSQILVVSAHDGLGDEQFGLANYYDILLRNAFGNYRDLLSEVTRNPLMGEYLSMKGNRKPDLAENIQPDENYAREILQLFSIGQVLLNEDGTPQTDAEGVPLPAYDQTTIENFARVFTGWHFANAEDFRWPKNKDYLSPMEPWSEYHDTDAKTLLGGVELAAGQSAEADLNAALDNIFNHPNVGPFISKQLIQRLVTSNPSDGYVRDVTAVFNQNAIGERGSLGSVIKAILMHTEARQGHLQEPDTFGKMKEPLIRMTQLWRAFEPETIHYNFNYGWAGHELRQAPLGSPSVFNFFRPDFSQPGEIRSNGLVSPEFEILDESSVITITSRLLASILWSHNFKNDADSERMIIDISREMDLEPDIDALLDHLDLLLLGGRMSFELRAEVEYLMSERSYDGAASQRVVEAIFLIATSPEAAVQR
- a CDS encoding DUF1501 domain-containing protein; this encodes MNNFSRRRFLDLGTRTIAGAGLALGVNPALTLARAADSATSQSSDYRALVCVYLEGGCDGFSLMVPTGSYEHAELAQARGELAIPQHQLISLQGGNSPLGLHPNAASLQPLFDDGHLAMIANIGTLIEPTTQEQYLNNTVALPAQLFSHSDQSIQWQQLQGRDRAQEGWGARAADYLSDFQERDYLTSISLAGSNYWQSGSGQRPFSLTGSGVLEYQGLDGNNNWQSPRREAFERVLNLPRDHVFTTAYADLQKRAISITSELGQVLESNASLFTDQPEDNSLAQKLNMVAQLIAAQEQLGLQRQIYYVSMSGFDVHDNQSLELPELFKELTEALAFFQNKIDMLGKSANVTTFTASDFGRSLLSNGDGTDHGWGNHLMAMGGAVMGGSIYGELPSFALDGPDSVHRGRILPTTSASQYASTLLRWVGLDEAAVSEVLPDIGNFQTRDLGFMI